TCGGGATGCTACTTGTGGATTTGCTTCAATGGCGCGAATGAACGGAGACGACCTGAAGAGTCGTCGTGTCACGGCCTTGCCTCGCAGAGGATTTTGTCTACCGTCGCGGAATTGAAGCGGCCGGCGGCAAACTTTTCGCGCTCTCCGCGAACTTCGGCAACGACGCGACGACGCCCTTTTGCCGTCAAACGACGATGCAAGATCGCGACCACAGTTTCTTGTTCATCGGCGGTGAGTTGGTCTGGCTTGCTGAGAACTTCGCCCAATGGAATACGATGTGGCATGATTGACTCCTTGGATTGCCCTCGATGTATTTTCTGCTTTCGATATCATTGCTTTCGACGAGAATGGCTCACTCCACCTTCAGCGGCAATTCGACCGTCGAGGACTTGGCGGCGGCCGACAACTTGATGGGGATATAGAATGATACGCTGCCAATTTTGCAGAGGCCCTCTGCGCCTTCCTGGCAATAATAGTAGTGAAACGAAAGCTTGACCGCGGCTGTAGCAGGGGTTGCTGACTTTGCGATTTGCAGCGGCACGTCAAACTGAGCGGCAGGCCGCTCGAGTTTAACAAGCCGGTTTAGGGCGTTGGAATCTATCGGCCCGGCCTCGCCCTCGATTTCGACAAAATACCGCATGGGCGCAAGCTGATTGATTTTGTAGCCCTGAGGCAAATCGAGTTTGACGGCCAAGTGAATATTCTCGCCGGCGTCTGGTTTGAGCGCCACTGGCTCTATTCTTACTTGTTTGGCGTCGGTGAAGTCGGGCTTCTTTGGCAACTCGGATGTAACCGCAGTTGGCACTGGTACGCTGAGATCGGCAATATGCAGTGTCGTCACTGCATTTTGGTGTGCCAGGTCAATGACGCGAATCAGGTGGTTGTTTGTGTCCGCCACAAATAACTTGTCGCCAGCATTAGCTAGCCCAGCCGGTTCGAAGAATGACGCCGCGGTTCCGATGATGGCATCGTCGTGACCAGCCTTGCCGCTACCCGCCAGCGTCTTGCACTCATTTGTTGCGAGGTCGATGACTTTGATTTTGTGATTGTAGGTATCCGCGACGTAGATCTTCCCGTCACGATACAACACATCAAGGCAGTGTTGCAATTTGACTTCGTCGCCTTTGCCATCGACATCGCCAAACGTAAATAATCTCCCGTCCCCCAGACGTGAGGTGCCGATGACGGTGAGGACGTTGCCATTGCCATCCAGCGGAACTACGCGGATGGAACTCCCTTCACTATCAGCGACGTACAGCGATTTGCCATCGGACGACAGCCCGCTCGGTTGGGCGAACGACGAATAGCCGAGTTCGTACGGTTGTGTGGGGAGTCGTGGGCCATCGACAATGTCTTCGCGCCCGTTGCCTGCAAAGGGGCCGATGGCCGATTCATCCAGCGGCATCGTCCAAATCTGGTGCGGCCCGGCCATCGCGATATATAGATTTTTGCCATGAATCCACAGCGCCCAAGGACTATTGAGCGCGGTTCGCTTGGGTCGGTTGGCGAAGTGCTTGGGCAGTTTCCGGTGCAGAGCTGCAACGGGGATGCCTCCCCAGCTTTCCTGAGCCTGCGCGCCCGTCCCGGCGATGGTTTTCACCTGATGTGCTTTCAGATCGACCTTCCGCAGTAAATGATTTTCCGTGTCGGCGACATAGAGGTCATCGCCGCTGAGCGCCATTCCTTGCGGATGATTGAACTGCGCGACCTTGAAATCGCCGTCGGCGCGGCCAATTTCGCCGCTGCCGATCGTGTACTGCAATTGGCCGCTGAGCGAAGCGACAATAATGCGGTTGTGGTTACTGTCGGCGATAAACAACCGGCCCCCTTGTTCGTCGGCGAGAATTTTGCCGGGAAACCGCAGCGGCGTTTGGGTGGCTTTTTGACGCTCCAAATCGAAATACACCGGTCGTTCGTCGAGTAGTTTTCGTTGCCGGTAATAGGGCAACGCCTGTTTCATAAAATCGTCGAGCACTTCAAATTGAATTTCGCCGCCGTTGGCTGCGACCAGATTTCCTTCGGGATCGATCATCCGCAGACTCGGCCAGCTTTCGCAGAAGTAACGATTCCAAATCTTGTGTTCGGCGTCGTTGATCACAGGATGTTCAATTTCATAACGCATCACCGCTTGCCGAATACTGTCGGAGTCTTCC
This genomic interval from Pirellulales bacterium contains the following:
- a CDS encoding redoxin domain-containing protein, whose product is MSLRMELAAILFGQWFVLMAVSRSTFMQLAAAIGLLAIASCEPPYDSSVNPIENAFVFGGEPANDAAAEAPSTVDEREKQAGVAKSDRGGTAKRAAVGHPFPRRVPAPALEGGVEWINAAGPIDLKDLRGKFVLLDFWTYCCINCMHVLPVLKQLEHKYPNNLVVIGVHSAKFETEEDSDSIRQAVMRYEIEHPVINDAEHKIWNRYFCESWPSLRMIDPEGNLVAANGGEIQFEVLDDFMKQALPYYRQRKLLDERPVYFDLERQKATQTPLRFPGKILADEQGGRLFIADSNHNRIIVASLSGQLQYTIGSGEIGRADGDFKVAQFNHPQGMALSGDDLYVADTENHLLRKVDLKAHQVKTIAGTGAQAQESWGGIPVAALHRKLPKHFANRPKRTALNSPWALWIHGKNLYIAMAGPHQIWTMPLDESAIGPFAGNGREDIVDGPRLPTQPYELGYSSFAQPSGLSSDGKSLYVADSEGSSIRVVPLDGNGNVLTVIGTSRLGDGRLFTFGDVDGKGDEVKLQHCLDVLYRDGKIYVADTYNHKIKVIDLATNECKTLAGSGKAGHDDAIIGTAASFFEPAGLANAGDKLFVADTNNHLIRVIDLAHQNAVTTLHIADLSVPVPTAVTSELPKKPDFTDAKQVRIEPVALKPDAGENIHLAVKLDLPQGYKINQLAPMRYFVEIEGEAGPIDSNALNRLVKLERPAAQFDVPLQIAKSATPATAAVKLSFHYYYCQEGAEGLCKIGSVSFYIPIKLSAAAKSSTVELPLKVE